AGGTCGTAAGACCGACCGGTCTTTTGGATCCGGTCATTGAGGTGCGTCCGGTGGCGACGCAGGTTGACGATCTGTTGTCTGAAATCCGCACCCGTGCGGCGATTAACGAACGTGTACTGGTCACCACGCTTACCAAACGGATGGCGGAAGACCTTACCGAATACCTCGAAGAACACGGCGAGCGGGTACGTTATCTGCACTCTGACATCGATACCGTGGAACGTATGGAGATCATTCGTGACCTGCGTCTGGGCGAGTTTGACGTGCTGGTGGGCATCAACCTGTTACGTGAAGGTCTGGACATGCCCGAGGTCTCACTGGTGGCGATTCTGGACGCGGACAAAGAAGGGTTCCTGCGTTCTGAACGTTCGCTTATCCAGACCATCGGTCGTGCGGCGCGTAATATCAACGGTAAAGCTATTCTCTACGGTGACAAAATTACCGCCTCAATGGCGAAAGCGATTGGTGAAACTGAACGTCGTCGTGAGAAACAGCAGCTCTACAACGAAGAACACGGTATTACGCCGCAGGGATTAAACAAGAAAGTGGTCGATATTCTGGCGCTGGGTCAGAATATTGCGAAGACCAAGGCGAAAGGCAAAGGGAAGTCTCGTGCAGGTGCGAAGTCTGAGGTTGTCGAGCTGGATATGACGCCAAAAGCGCTGCAGCAGAAGATTCACGAGCTGGAAGGGCAAATGATGCAGCATGCGCAGAATCTTGAGTTTGAAGAAGCCGCGACGATCCGCGACCAGTTGCATCAGCTGCGCGAGTTGTTTATCGCGGCATCGTAAGAGGGTGCCGGATGCGGGGTAAACCCCTTATCCGGCCTACAGGATAGTTCGCGTTTGTTGGCCGGTACACGGCACAGAGCATTTTGTAGGCCTGATAAGCGCAGCGCATCAGGCATTGTTTGGTGCCGGATTGTGGCGCAGAGCGTTTTGTAGGCCTGATAAGCGCAGCGCATCAGGCATTGTTTGGTGCCGGATGGTGGCACAGAGCGTTTTGTAGGCCTGATAAGCGCAGCGCATCAGGCATTGTTTGGTGCCGGATGGTGGCACAGAGCGTTTTGTAGGCCTGATAAGCGCAGCGCATCAGGCATTGTTTGGTACTGGATTGTGGCGCAGAGCGTTTTGTAGGCCTGATAAGCGCAGCGCATCAGGCATTGTTTGGTGCTGGATTGTGGCGCAGAGCGTTTTGTAGGCCTGATAAGCGCAGCGCATCAGGCATTGTTTGGTGCCGGATGGTGGCACAGAGCGTTTTGTAGGCCTGATAAGCGCAGCGCATCAGGCATTGTTTGGTACTGGATTGTGGCGCAGAGCGTTTTGTAGGCCTGATAAGTGCAGCGCATCAGGCATTGTTTGGTGCCGGATGGTGGCACAGAGCGTTTTGTAGGCCTGATAAGCGCAGCGCATCAGGCATTGTTTGGTGCCGGATGGTGGCACAGAGCGTTTTGTAGGCCTGATAAGCGCAGCGCATCAGGCATTGTGTGGAGCCGGATGGTGGCACAGAGCGTTTTGTAGGCCTGATAAGCGCAGCGCATCAGGCAAATTCGTTCAACCTAACGCCTGTACCGCTTTCTCCAGCGCGCTATGCAATAGCTGACGGTCATGACGGTAGGGAATGTCGCTGGCTTCCAGCACTTCCTGAATTACAACGCGGTCGGTAACACTGGAAACATCCACTTTTGGGCCCACAACCACCGCGTCAATCACTTTCTTGCCAACGTACTGTTCGATGATTGCCAGCTTATCGTTAAGCGTCAGGCTGGCGGCTGGCAGGCTTAACTCGCGGCCCAGATTACCAATGTAAACCATCGGGGCGGGTGTGCGACGTAACGCCTGCGCCAGTTCATCGAGCAGCAGGATGGGCATCAGGCTGGTGTAAAAACTGCCAGGCCCAATCAGAATCAAATCCGCTTCGGCGATAGCCTCAACCGCCTCCCGCGTGGTGGGGACTTTTGGCGACAGCATCAGCTCCTGAGGCGGGATGGTGAGCTGATCGATATTCACTTCGCCATAGACTTCATGTCCCTGATCGTCGATAGCCATCAGATCCACCGGCAGCTCTGACATCGGAATTAAATGTGCATCGACCTTCAGCAGGTTGCGAATTAAATTGATGGCCTCCAGAGGCCGCACGCTAAGGTGATCTAGCGCCTTTAACATCAGATTTCCGAGGTTATGCCCGGAAAGTTCGCCATTACCGCCAAAACGGTACTCAAACATGGCAGATGCAACGCTGGGTTGGGTAATTAACTGGTTCAGACAGTTTCGCATGTCTCCCCAGGCAATTCCTCCTTCAGAGCGACGAATGCGACCTGTCGACCCGCCGTTATCGGTGGTGGTGACGATACCCGTCAGGCGTGAACCTAAAGGGGAAAGTGAGGAGAGAACGCGTCCTAATCCATGCCCTCCGCCGAGAGCGACAACGCGGTCCAGATCTGCCAGCGTGCGAGTGCGCATATATTTTCCTGATATCAATTGATCGGCGCTACAGTAACGTAAATAGCGTGTTTTCAGCAATTATCCAGTCGGTATCTGGCGTAATTATTTTCCGCGATCTACTCCTTTCTGACGAGAGCCACCTGCTGGCAAGATGATGTATATCAATGCAAAACTGTGGTTTTTGCTTATTCTGTAGCGAAATTGCACGATCATGTCGCTATATACAAATATACATAGCGAAAGTGTACATGGCAAAAGCGTCATTAACACGCTAGTATCGGCATAACCACTAAGTACTCTTAATAATTTGAGTTGTCGGGAGCCAACGCATCTGCAACTCGAAATATGACGAGTATAAACACTCTAGCCTCTGCACCTGGGTCAAATGATACGGTGCTTTGGCCGTGACAATACTTGAATAAGTTTGTCACCAGGGCGCAGGAAGAAATGACTACGTCTCCCGTATTTGGAAAGGTGTACATGGGCTCACAACTTACCGATGCTTTCGCGCGTAAGTTTTACTACTTACGTTTGTCGATTACCGATGTGTGTAACTTTCGTTGCACCTACTGCCTGCCGGATGGCTATAAGCCCGGCGGTGTCACCAATAACGGCTTTTTGACCGTTGATGAAATTCGCCGCGTCACGCGCGCGTTCGCTAGCCTGGGAACGGAAAAAGTGCGTCTGACAGGGGGCGAACCTTCACTACGTCGCGACTTCACCGACATTATCGCCGCCGTGCGCGAAAACGACGCCATCCGTCAGATTGCGGTAACCACCAATGGTTATCGTCTGGCGCGCGATGCTGCCGCCTGGCGCGATGCCGGGCTGAGTGCACTCAATGTTAGCGTCGACAGCCTCGATGCCCGTCAGTTTCACGCCATTACCGGGCAGGACAAATTTCAGCAGGTGATGGCGGGCATTGACGCCGCCTTTGATGCCGGTTTTGAAAAAGTGAAAGTCAACACCGTGCTGATGCGCGATGTAAACCATCATCAACTGGATACTTTCCTGGCGTGGGTTCAGCCCCGTCCTATTCAACTGCGCTTTATTGAACTGATGGAAACGGGCGAGGGCAGTTCTCTGTTCCGTAAGCATCATATCTCAGGCCAGGTACTGCGCGATGAACTGCTGCGTCGCGGCTGGATCCACCAGATCCGACAGCGCAGCGATGGACCGGCTCAGGTTTTCTGTCATCCTGACTATGCCGGCGAAATTGGTCTGATCATGCCTTATGAGAAAGACTTCTGCGCCACCTGCAACCGTCTGCGCGTTTCCTCTGTCGGCAAACTTCATCTGTGTTTATTTGGTGAAGGCGGCGTAAGTCTGCGTGATTTGCTGGCAGATGACGCTCAGCAGCCAGCGCTGGAAGAACGCATTTCAGCCGCGCTGCTGGAGAAAAAGCAGACCCATTTCCTGCATCAGAACAATACCGGTATTACGCAAAACTTATCTTACATTGGCGGCTGATCGCTAAAAGGAGTTTTTCATGAGTCAGGTAAGCGCTGAATTTATCCCGACACGCATTGCTATTCTTACGGTTTCCAATCGTCGCGGCGAAGAAGATGACACCTCCGGCCATTATCTGCGTGACTCGGCGCAAGAAGCGGGTCATCAGATTGTCGACAAGGCGATTGTTAAAGAGAACCGCTATGCCATCCGCGCTCAGGTTTCTGCCTGGATTGCCAGTGACGATGTACAGGTCGTGCTCATTACTGGCGGCACCGGGTTAACCGAAGGGGACCAGGCACCGGAAGCGCTGCAACCGCTGTTCGACAGAGAAGTTGAAGGGTTTGGCGAAGTTTTCCGTATGCTGTCGTTTGAAGAGATTGGCACTGCGACGCTGCAATCCCGGGCGATTGCTGGCGTGGCCAATAAAACGCTGATTTTCGCCATGCCGGGTTCGACGAAAGCGTGCCGTACCGCCTGGGAAAATATCATTGCGCCGCAGCTCGATGCCCGTACGCGTCCGTGTAATTTCCACCCACATTTGAAGAAATAAGTATGTCGCAACTGACTCATATTAACGCCGCTGGCGAAGCGCATATGGTGGACGTCTCCGCCAAAGCGGAAACCGTACGCGAGGCGCGTGCAGAAGCTTTCGTTACCATGCGCAGCGAAACGCTGGCGATGATTATCGACGGCAGCCACCATAAAGGCGACGTTTTCGCCACGGCGCGTATTGCCGGTATCCAGGCCGCGAAACGGACCTGGGATCTTATCCCGCTGTGCCATCCGCTGATGCTGAGCAAAGTCGAAGTCAATCTGCAAGCCGAGCCGGAACAAAACCGCGTACGCATTGAAACGCTGTGTCGGCTGACCGGGAAAACCGGTGTTGAAATGGAAGCGTTAACGGCGGCCTCCGTGGCGGCGTTGACCATCTACGATATGTGCAAAGCGGTGCAAAAGGATATGGTAATTGGACCGGTGCGTCTGCTGGCAAAAAGCGGCGGCAAATCGGGTGATTTTAAGGTGGATGCGCATGATTAAGGTTCTTTTCTTTGCTCAGGTACGGGAACTGGTGAACACCGATGCGTTAGAGGTTGCCGCCGAGTTTGCTAC
The Citrobacter arsenatis DNA segment above includes these coding regions:
- the moaA gene encoding GTP 3',8-cyclase MoaA, yielding MGSQLTDAFARKFYYLRLSITDVCNFRCTYCLPDGYKPGGVTNNGFLTVDEIRRVTRAFASLGTEKVRLTGGEPSLRRDFTDIIAAVRENDAIRQIAVTTNGYRLARDAAAWRDAGLSALNVSVDSLDARQFHAITGQDKFQQVMAGIDAAFDAGFEKVKVNTVLMRDVNHHQLDTFLAWVQPRPIQLRFIELMETGEGSSLFRKHHISGQVLRDELLRRGWIHQIRQRSDGPAQVFCHPDYAGEIGLIMPYEKDFCATCNRLRVSSVGKLHLCLFGEGGVSLRDLLADDAQQPALEERISAALLEKKQTHFLHQNNTGITQNLSYIGG
- the yvcK gene encoding uridine diphosphate-N-acetylglucosamine-binding protein YvcK, with product MRTRTLADLDRVVALGGGHGLGRVLSSLSPLGSRLTGIVTTTDNGGSTGRIRRSEGGIAWGDMRNCLNQLITQPSVASAMFEYRFGGNGELSGHNLGNLMLKALDHLSVRPLEAINLIRNLLKVDAHLIPMSELPVDLMAIDDQGHEVYGEVNIDQLTIPPQELMLSPKVPTTREAVEAIAEADLILIGPGSFYTSLMPILLLDELAQALRRTPAPMVYIGNLGRELSLPAASLTLNDKLAIIEQYVGKKVIDAVVVGPKVDVSSVTDRVVIQEVLEASDIPYRHDRQLLHSALEKAVQALG
- the moaB gene encoding molybdenum cofactor biosynthesis protein B, whose protein sequence is MSQVSAEFIPTRIAILTVSNRRGEEDDTSGHYLRDSAQEAGHQIVDKAIVKENRYAIRAQVSAWIASDDVQVVLITGGTGLTEGDQAPEALQPLFDREVEGFGEVFRMLSFEEIGTATLQSRAIAGVANKTLIFAMPGSTKACRTAWENIIAPQLDARTRPCNFHPHLKK
- the moaC gene encoding cyclic pyranopterin monophosphate synthase MoaC, with the protein product MSQLTHINAAGEAHMVDVSAKAETVREARAEAFVTMRSETLAMIIDGSHHKGDVFATARIAGIQAAKRTWDLIPLCHPLMLSKVEVNLQAEPEQNRVRIETLCRLTGKTGVEMEALTAASVAALTIYDMCKAVQKDMVIGPVRLLAKSGGKSGDFKVDAHD